Genomic segment of Cytobacillus suaedae:
GGCTGTAGATCCAAAATTAATTGGTGCTGTTAACTTAAGACTTCTTGCGAAAAAGTTAGCGGGAGAAGAAACTCCACAAAATTATGATTTAGAAGCATCTCTTATTTCGCAGACTGACCTTCAGGGTTCTAGTGAGCCAGTAAATATGGTAAATCTAGCAAACATTGTAGAAGGCTGGGGAACATCAACTGCATTTGAAGAAGAATGGATGAAGGTGTTAAAAGAGCATTATCAGAAATAAATTATGTTTCTATGGTTTATGTGACCTGAATTCGGTAGAAAGGAAGAAACGAGGTCACATAAATCAGTTTATGCGACCTCAATCTTGCAAGATATTAAATACGAGTCACAAAAACAGTATCAGCACATCTTTAAAATTCATCAAAAAGGAGTGAGGATGGATGTCAGTATCACAACTTTACATGAATAACATCTCCATCGAATTTCCTGGTGTAAAAGCCTTGAATAATGTACATTTTACAACTTCAACTGGAAAAGTTCATGCCCTTATCGGTGCAAACGGAGCGGGGAAATCAACGCTTATGAAGGTTTTGTCAGGTGCGTATAATCATTATTCTGGTCAAATCAGCCTTGATAGGAAGCCACTGTCTATCCAATCTCCAAAGGCTGCTCAGGACTATGGGATTCAAATTGTCTATCAAGAGGTTGACACAGCCCTCATTCCTAATTTAACAGTTGGTGAGAATATCATGCTTAATTTGACAGTAAATCAGATAGGCAAGAAGCAATTTATCAAATGGAATGAGCTACATAACAAGGCTACCACCATTCTAAATAAATTAAAGATAAATGTGTCCTCCAAAACGCTTGTTAGTGAACTAACACTAGCTGAAAAACAAATGGTACTCATTGCTAGAGCCATTATGACAGAATGTAAGTTTCTTATTTTAGATGAACCTACTGCGCCATTAAGCCAATCTGAAACAGCGGAGTTGTTCCGAATTGTAAACGAGTTAAAGGCAAACAATGTTGGTATTATCTTTATTTCTCACCGTCTACCGGAGATCTTTGAACTATGTGATGAAATCACTATTATGCGTAATGGTGAATTTGTAAATTGTGAATCCATCTCTCAAACAACACAGAACCGGGTTGTTGAACAAATGTTAGGACGAAAGCTAGAGGAACAATATCCAAATCATGCTTTTACAATAGGTGAACCGATTCTTGAAGTTTACAATCTATCAGACACGTTTAAAACTAAGAACCTGTCAATGTATGCTTCTGCTGGTGAGATTGTTGGGATAGCAGGTCTTGTAGGTGCTGGAAAAACAGAGCTTTGTAAAGCTTTGTTTGGCTCATCTAAAATAACTTCCGGAAAGATTCTGTTAAATGGAAAAGAGGTAAC
This window contains:
- a CDS encoding sugar ABC transporter ATP-binding protein — its product is MSVSQLYMNNISIEFPGVKALNNVHFTTSTGKVHALIGANGAGKSTLMKVLSGAYNHYSGQISLDRKPLSIQSPKAAQDYGIQIVYQEVDTALIPNLTVGENIMLNLTVNQIGKKQFIKWNELHNKATTILNKLKINVSSKTLVSELTLAEKQMVLIARAIMTECKFLILDEPTAPLSQSETAELFRIVNELKANNVGIIFISHRLPEIFELCDEITIMRNGEFVNCESISQTTQNRVVEQMLGRKLEEQYPNHAFTIGEPILEVYNLSDTFKTKNLSMYASAGEIVGIAGLVGAGKTELCKALFGSSKITSGKILLNGKEVTLRSPYDAVKQGIVLVPEERRKEGILVEESVVTNLTVANLNKFTSYFTFINRAKEKAQAAELIKSLGIKTPTTETKVQHLSGGNQQKIAIGKWLITEADVYIFDEPTKGVDVGAKKEIFELISGLAQRGKAVLYASSETSEIIGITNRVYVLYDGKVATELETSKTNEEEILFYAAGGTTHEGFSHGNYERKEKIL